From the Quercus lobata isolate SW786 chromosome 6, ValleyOak3.0 Primary Assembly, whole genome shotgun sequence genome, one window contains:
- the LOC115949713 gene encoding uncharacterized protein LOC115949713 — MVKEKSKDCGSNDPRADWKDPEELQAFCEFCVVQVIDGKRKGGFFTKTRVDAVIEQLGVMGKVYNEYFDNDTGLGYDAGTGMFEASDEWWTRKIAACPNAKTFKNKGLPNRDFLNIMFGGTVTSGKNAFCTSDQIPKETTEGSRDSADSTDFVDPQCEPFVNVDAMEVEGPSSSRTGPVVTKGKGLATNVHLFKPICKKSRKKRSVAQEMSDSLKSISDVIVESRSVSTRMDIASTATTQVKAILDIVLSLPEVHSGHYLHLFNTLYFMEKERGRHMFAALGDDKDVQLNWLEKEYQRHPEFHF; from the exons ATGGTTAAGGAGAAATCAAAGGACTGTGGTAGCAATGATCCGAGAGCTGACTGGAAAGACCCTGAGGAACTACAAGCTTTTTGTGAGTTCTGTGTTGTTCAAGTCATAGACGGCAAGAGGAAAGGAGGATTTTTTACCAAAACTAGGGTTGATGCAGTGATTGAGCAGTTGGGTGTCATGGGAAAAGTG TATAACGAGTATTTTGACAATGACACTGGGTTGGGTTATGATGCTGGAACTGGGATGTTTGAGGCCAGTGATGAGTGGTGGACCCGAAAGATTGCG GCATGTCCCAAtgcaaaaacctttaaaaataaaGGTTTACCGAATCGTGACTTCCTGAACATCATGTTTGGAGGCACGGTTACATCGGGGAAAAATGCGTTTTGCACAAGCGATCAAATACCAAAGGAAACCACCGAAGGGTCTAGGGACTCCGCTGATAGCACAGACTTTGTTGACCCCCAATGTGAACCCTTTGTGAATGTTGACGCAATGGAGGTTGAAGGTCCATCATCGTCGAGGACAGGACCGGTAGTGACTAAGGGGAAAGGCTTGGCAACCAATGTCCACCTTTTCAAGCCAATTTgcaagaaatcaagaaaaaagcGTTCAGTTGCGCAAGAGATGTCCGATTCTTTGAAGAGCATCTCAGATGTTATTGTTGAGAGTAGAAGTGTAAGTACACGTATGGATATTGCTTCCACAGCAACTACTCAAGTTAAAGCAATTCTGGATATAGTGTTGAGTCTTCCCGAGGTGCACTCGGGTCATTACCTTCATTTGTTCAACACTCTCTACTTCATGGAAAAAGAGCGGGGTAGGCACATGTTTGCTGCACTTGGTGATGACAAGGACGTCCAACTGAATTGGCTAGAAAAAGAGTACCAAAGGCACCCTGAATTTCATTTTTAG
- the LOC115949712 gene encoding uncharacterized protein LOC115949712 produces the protein MQGRRLLLERRHCTRSISSRVCISSLCGDLYDQSTIAYKYTNKYGYNGTKRVCLEKSLAMTLVVLSHAEGNKMVQDRFQHSGETVHRDVAMVVTFRDVSEHIQHSDRYWPHFKGCIGAIDGVHVPMVVPVDEQHPYYGKKGITTTNCMCACDFDMKFTFACVE, from the exons ATGCAGGGACGCAGACTTCTACTTGAGCGACGACATTGTACTCGTAGCATATCTAGCCGTGTGTGCATATCTAGCTTATGTGGAGACCTATATGACCAAAGTACCATTGCATACAAATATACAAACAAG TATGGATATAACGGTACCAAAAGAGTTTGCTTGGAAAAATCTTTGGCAATGACATTAGTGGTACTTAGTCATGCTGAGGGTAACAAAATGGTGCAAGATAGATTTCAGCACTCGGGTGAGACAGTGCATCGAGACGTGGCTATGGTAGTTACATTTCGGGACGTGTCAGAACATATTCAGCATTCAGATCGATATTGGCCACATTTCAAG GGTTGCATTGGTGCGATTGATGGGGTCCACGTCCCTATGGTCGTACCAGTTGATGAGCAACACCCGTACTATGGCAAGAAGGGGATCACCACAACAAATTGCATGTGCGCATGTGACTTTGACATGAAATTCACATTCGCATGTGTTGAATAA